A genomic segment from Nodularia sphaerocarpa UHCC 0038 encodes:
- a CDS encoding Rpn family recombination-promoting nuclease/putative transposase: protein MKRDTIYYQIFKRFPALIFELIDYSTEQAQNYRFESVEVKETAFRIDGVFLPPEDAKPRVILFAEVQFQRDETLYHRFFTESLMYLNRNQSQYDDWYCVVIFPSRSLEPSDTRTHRMFLSSNQVQRIYLDELATPNQQSIGINLMQLTIASEKGMAEQAKQLMERLQLESRDTLLKNEIIDIITTIAVYKFSSLSREEVEAMLGLTLEQTRVYQEAKAEGREEVLKAAVPLLLKTGMSIEQIAQQLNVDVETVRIAAQENIEK from the coding sequence GTGAAACGCGACACCATTTATTATCAAATTTTTAAACGCTTTCCGGCTTTAATCTTTGAACTCATTGATTACAGCACTGAACAGGCACAAAATTATCGATTTGAGTCTGTGGAAGTGAAAGAAACTGCCTTTCGTATTGATGGAGTCTTTTTACCCCCGGAGGATGCAAAACCAAGAGTTATTTTATTTGCAGAAGTGCAATTTCAGAGAGATGAAACTTTGTATCATCGTTTCTTTACTGAGTCGCTGATGTATTTGAACCGGAATCAGTCTCAATATGATGACTGGTACTGTGTGGTAATATTTCCATCACGCAGTTTGGAACCCAGCGATACTAGAACCCATAGAATGTTTTTAAGTAGCAACCAAGTACAGCGAATTTATCTGGATGAGTTAGCTACTCCCAATCAGCAGTCAATTGGTATCAATTTAATGCAGTTGACAATTGCCTCAGAGAAAGGGATGGCAGAACAAGCCAAACAATTAATGGAACGGTTACAATTAGAGTCAAGGGACACACTGCTAAAAAACGAAATCATAGATATTATTACCACAATTGCAGTTTATAAGTTTTCTTCATTGAGTAGAGAGGAAGTGGAAGCCATGCTAGGATTGACTTTAGAGCAAACAAGAGTTTATCAGGAAGCGAAAGCTGAGGGTAGAGAAGAAGTATTGAAAGCAGCAGTACCTCTGTTACTAAAAACAGGAATGAGTATAGAACAAATTGCTCAACAACTCAATGTTGATGTAGAAACTGTCCGAATTGCTGCACAAGAAAATATTGAGAAGTGA